From one Clostridia bacterium genomic stretch:
- the flhA gene encoding flagellar biosynthesis protein FlhA, translated as MATPNSLINSLRRVSSYSDVVFAVLALSIVLIIIIPMPPTMLDVLLTFSLTVSILIFLTTLFITEPLQLSVFPSLLLVVTLLRLALNVASTRLILSNAQAGQVIQAFGSFVIAGNYVVGLIIFVIITVIQFVVITNGAGRVAEVAARFTLDAMPGKQMSIDADLNGGLIDEEEARRRRRQLQQEAEFFGAMDGASKFIRGDAIAGLIITLINIVGGLIIGMWQKGMPISDALQTYTVLTAGDGLVTQIPALLVSTGTGILITKASGNESLGKTVSSQLTSFPRVFILAAVVLALLGLAPGLPDLPFLFLASICGVAAYALRGHHREQEMVVQELKKQRRQPEDVLPLFQIDPLEIEIGYNLVPLTDESQGGDLLDRLAAVRRQCATELGIYVRPIRIRDNLRLDPNAYVFRIHGVEIEKGELMPTHYLAMGSGKEDEVQGIPTREPAFGLPAWWVAPAEKEALEIRGFTVVDPNTVLITHLTEFIKQHAHELLGRQETKELIDMVKSTNPAVVEELFPDLLTVGEVQKVLQNLLRERIPIRDLVGILESLADNSRISKDTDFLTEGARQAIKRSICQKYASEDGKLRVISLHPRLEQEIADSIQNLPQGSYPAVEPNLAQRVLEKLSNLVQEMVTKGYPPVVLCSSRIRLPFRRLIERFLPNLAVLSMSELVPSVQVEVIGTVNGE; from the coding sequence TTGGCTACACCCAATAGCCTTATAAACTCTTTACGACGCGTCTCAAGCTACAGCGATGTTGTGTTTGCTGTTTTAGCCCTAAGTATTGTCCTTATAATTATCATTCCCATGCCACCCACCATGCTGGATGTCTTGTTGACCTTTAGCCTTACGGTGAGCATATTAATCTTTCTAACTACTCTCTTTATAACCGAACCTTTGCAGCTGTCGGTGTTTCCTTCGTTGCTATTGGTGGTTACCTTATTAAGGTTGGCGTTAAATGTGGCTTCTACTCGGCTGATCCTCAGTAATGCTCAAGCCGGCCAGGTCATTCAGGCTTTTGGTAGTTTCGTTATCGCTGGCAATTATGTGGTTGGACTAATAATCTTCGTTATCATTACAGTCATCCAGTTTGTGGTGATTACCAATGGCGCTGGCCGCGTGGCCGAGGTAGCCGCTCGATTTACCCTCGATGCCATGCCGGGAAAGCAGATGAGCATCGATGCTGATTTGAATGGAGGGCTCATCGATGAAGAGGAAGCCCGCAGGCGCAGGCGACAATTGCAACAAGAAGCCGAGTTCTTCGGCGCCATGGATGGGGCCAGTAAATTCATCCGCGGCGACGCCATAGCCGGACTGATAATTACCCTAATTAACATTGTGGGCGGTTTAATTATTGGCATGTGGCAAAAGGGTATGCCTATAAGTGACGCGCTTCAAACTTATACAGTCTTGACTGCCGGTGATGGTTTGGTAACCCAGATCCCAGCCCTTTTGGTTTCAACTGGGACTGGAATTTTGATCACCAAGGCCAGTGGCAATGAAAGCTTGGGTAAAACCGTAAGCTCGCAGCTGACCTCTTTTCCTCGGGTGTTCATTCTGGCCGCAGTGGTGCTAGCTTTGCTTGGTCTCGCTCCCGGTTTGCCAGACCTTCCGTTCTTGTTTTTGGCCAGCATCTGCGGAGTAGCAGCTTATGCTCTCCGCGGGCACCATCGGGAGCAAGAAATGGTGGTGCAGGAACTTAAGAAGCAGCGAAGGCAGCCGGAAGACGTTCTTCCTCTTTTTCAGATCGACCCGCTGGAGATTGAAATTGGCTATAACCTAGTACCTCTAACTGACGAAAGCCAGGGTGGCGACCTCTTAGACCGTTTGGCAGCCGTCCGCAGGCAGTGTGCAACCGAACTAGGCATTTATGTGCGCCCAATTCGAATTCGTGACAACCTGCGCCTGGACCCTAATGCGTACGTGTTTAGAATTCATGGAGTAGAGATAGAGAAAGGTGAGCTAATGCCCACTCATTACTTGGCCATGGGTTCGGGAAAGGAAGATGAGGTGCAAGGAATCCCAACTCGTGAGCCTGCTTTCGGCTTGCCAGCTTGGTGGGTGGCCCCTGCCGAAAAAGAGGCGTTGGAAATCCGGGGATTTACAGTGGTGGACCCAAATACGGTTTTAATTACTCACCTGACTGAGTTTATCAAGCAGCATGCCCACGAGTTGCTGGGGCGACAGGAAACCAAAGAACTAATTGATATGGTTAAGAGTACTAACCCGGCTGTGGTGGAGGAGTTGTTTCCAGATTTGCTAACGGTGGGCGAAGTCCAAAAGGTCCTACAGAATCTTTTGCGCGAGCGGATACCTATCCGCGACTTGGTTGGAATCTTAGAGTCTCTGGCGGATAACTCCAGGATAAGCAAAGATACTGATTTCCTCACTGAAGGTGCTCGCCAGGCTATCAAGCGGAGCATATGCCAAAAATATGCTAGCGAAGATGGAAAGCTCAGGGTAATTTCGTTGCATCCGCGCTTAGAACAAGAGATTGCTGACTCAATTCAGAACTTACCCCAGGGTAGCTACCCAGCGGTAGAGCCAAACTTGGCCCAGAGAGTCTTAGAGAAGCTTAGCAATTTGGTGCAAGAGATGGTAACCAAAGGTTACCCTCCAGTGGTGTTATGCTCCTCCCGAATTCGCTTACCATTTCGCCGGCTGATAGAGAGG